The Anabrus simplex isolate iqAnaSimp1 chromosome 1, ASM4041472v1, whole genome shotgun sequence genome window below encodes:
- the LOC136871736 gene encoding uncharacterized protein, whose translation MLQLCYKHVKQRTKKSAADDKVNIHKTGGSSSLQPTVDETGRKLVAALKPQFLPLACESDCDVNFYQEVIFDVRECDVEDPALTMETAVNESQSQSLAFVAEIAVSGVSCNMEQVPDTDVSPGPSKRISPPKKRRAEAEGSLRDNFYKKKLECLEAEHAIKMENLKLDQEIKKYELVTAKARTN comes from the exons ATGTTGCAGTTATGTTACAAGCATGTAAAACAACGAACGAAGAAGTCGGCTGCAGATGATAAA GTCAACATTCATAAAACAGGCGGAAGTTCATCCTTACAACCTACAGTGGATGAAACTGGACGGAAACTCGTGGCAGCATTAAAACCTCAATTCCTTCCACTAGCCTGTGAGTCCGATTGCGATGTGAACTTCTACCAAGAAGTTATTTTTG aTGTACGTGAATGTGATGTGGAGGATCCTGCACTTACAATGGAAACTGCAGTGAACGAATCACAATCTCAATCGCTTGCTTTCGTGGCGGAAATAGCTGTCAGTGGGGTTTCTTGCAACATG GAACAAGTTCCAGATACTGATGTCAGTCCTGGCCCCAGCAAACGAATTTCACCTCCTAAAAAGAGAAGAGCTGAAGCTGAGGGAAGTTTAAGGGACAACTTCTACAAGAAAAAATTGGAATGTCTAGAGGCAGAACACGCCataaaaatggaaaatctgaaactagaccaggaaattaaaaaatatgaGCTAGTGACGGCTAAAGCGAGAACAAATTAA